One Bythopirellula goksoeyrii genomic window, CCAATGAAAGTCGTGTTTCCCTTCGCGCAAACTCCAGCCGTAATTGCCACCCTTACGAATGATATTAATTTCCTCCCACTCATCTTGCCCCACATCAGCACCCCAGCATACTCCGCTGTCGCGATCGAATGACAATCGCCACACATTGCGGAGCCCTAACGCCCAGATTTCTTTTCGCGCATTTGGATGAGCGACAAACGGATTGTCTGGCGGAACTGCATAAGGTAGTCCCGACTCCTGTCGGTCAACATCAATTCGCAATACCTTGGCATACAGTTCCTGAAGGCTCTGCGCATAGTCATGGGGATCGCCAGCGGCGCCGCCATCTCCCACTACGATGTATAGATATCCATCCGGACCAAATACAACCGTACCACCGTTGTGGTTGTTATAGGGTTGCGGAATCTGCATCAATACTCGCTCACTCTCAGGGTCGCCGACATTTTTATCGCTTGAGGAAGTCGAGAAGACTGAAACAATGGTAAGATGGGGATTCTCGCTAGTTGGGAGTGCTGTGTAGCAAACAACGAATAGACCGTTTTCATTGAAGCGTGGATGAAAAGCCAAGCCAAGAAACCCTTCTTCATTATCCTCCGTCCGGAAATCGACTCGATCTCTTAGGTCCAGGAACAGCGGCGTTTGATTGACCATTCCTTCAGTTGGCACGATGTGAATGGTTCCTCGTTGCGTCGCCACAAACAGCCTCTTTGATCCGTCGCCTGCCCCCGTAGTAAGGACTGGTCGAACCTCTTGATGGAGGCCACTATCGACTCCCGTCAACCAATCTGGCCAGACTCCAGAGTCAACTACTTTCTCAATGCCAATGACCAATGGCCGCTCGTCTATCTCAGTTTGGGCGACAGCGAGATCGGCAAGAAACAGCAGTACAAGACAACAGGCAACTCTGGAACGTTTCATGCAACGATCCCTTTCAATGAAACTCAGGAATGAACGAATTGCAACTACTTGCACAGCGTAACCCAAGTTCGGTGCTTCTCAAAGTCGAATGGTCAAGGATTCCGTGAAAATGTCAGGCAGTCCGCGCGGCAAGTCGAGCTCACCGGGGCCTTAAGAATCCAAGAAAACCCCGAGATATCGAGGGGTAGATACGGGTCCATGCCATCTAGTACAATGCCCTGCTCGCCTTAGGCTCCCCTAGCTCAATTGGCAGAGCAACTGACTCTTAATCAGTAGGTTGTTGGTTCGATTCCAACGGGGAGCACTTTCGCTAGTCGTCGCATCGACTTGCACTCTGTCGCCTAAGTCTGCAATCTGCAAGGGCTTGTGCGTTTTCTCTTTCTCCCTTTCTGATGTCACGTTGTTGCAAGGCTTCGTACTTCGTTGCACACTTTCGCGCCCCAACTGCTGCGCCACAAGCTGCGCTTTGTCCGAGCCTGTTGTTGGCTCATCGTCCGTGCCTGTTGCCCTTAGCTCCTGTTCAGGCTGGATCTGCAAAGAGCCAAGCCTTGCCACCGCGTCAGCATCTTGGCCGGGAAAGAGATGACCGTAGGTGTCCATGGTCAACGTGATGGTCGAATGACGCATGATCGATTGAACGGCCTTCGGATGAGCCCCTGTCATGGCCAGCCAGGCCCCACAAGTGTGCCTCAAGCTGTGGAAGTCAAACGATTCCCCATTGTTGTTGGTGTCTCTTAGAAAGTCGCTCTGCTCGCGTCTCACGTACTCGTCGGCATCCTTGATGGCCGCCTTGATCCAGGCCCTACGAGCAGCATCTAGGTCTTCTCGCAGCATCCTGGCGAGATCAGTCTTGGCCGGAAGCTCGAAGACTGAGGTCAGAGTCATCTTCGTGGTGATAAAGGTCTTCAGCGAGGACGCCAGGTCAGCCTGAATGTACTGGGTAGCCTTCTTGCGACTCTTGGTGGAGCCGGCCTCGCAGGTTATGAAGGGTGGATTCGAGTTGAGGAACAGACTGCCGCGAGTGAGGCTGCGGAGTTCGTTGGATCGCAGCCCCGTTTCGATGGCTGTGCTATACAGCAGTGCCCTTTCGGATGGAGCCATCGCATATCTTACTGGTCCCTGTAGAGTACCATCCTCCAGATAGGGCCATTCAGCAGGGAGCACTGGCATATCGACGAATGCGTTATCGAGAGTTGCACCATCGTTATGACTACGCCCAATTCTGAAGTGCAGGCGGTTGGCCCTCAAGCTGGCCTCGGGTGCCGGCAAGTTGCTTACGCATTATAATTCGTGGCGAGCGTTCTTGTGAAGGTGGGATTGTCTCTGCATTCTACGTCGAACTCGTGGCAAGATGTTTAAGACGTGCAGAGGTCCGGATTGCCGAAATCAGCGTCGAAATAGTTGAAAGGCTATGGCAATAGTTAAGACACCCCGATGATGCGAGCACCACCGGGGTGTCTATACCTCTTACATTTAATCTAGCATTGGAGAGTGAACCTTCGCGAACGACCGTACCCAACAGCTCCAAATGCTATGATAGAAAGAACTGCAGATGTCGGCTCAGGCACAGGTGCAAAATCCAGCCGCACGTTGTCGAAGAGGTAGGTGGCTCCGGCTTCCTGGCCATCTGCAACCATCACCAATCGCAGATCTCGCCCGATATCCGCCGATCCAGCTGGAATAGTAAGGCTAACAGAAACGTCTGTAAACGAAGTGCTGTTGGCCGATCCAACTGGAAAGATATTCTCACTCAACAATGAGGTGCCACCGCCAACTGCTTCAAAGTTCAACTTAAACGGGGTTGAGGTCGGTTCGGAGCCGGAATCATAGGCAACCCCGATCGTCCAAGTGTAAGTTCCCTCGGCAATTGTGGTCACGTCTTGGAAGAGTGCTCCAAAGCCCCCGCCGGAGTTTCGCAAGGCAATAAACCCTAATTGATCGCCCACCTGATTTGGTAGTGCTGGTGCAAGGGGCTTATATTCACCAGCGCTGTTCCCTAAGCTGGCAGGTCTTTGCCAAGCTAGAGGATCAAATAAATGCTGCCCTACGACAACAGGTTCCGGAGTTCCCGCTGGAGGAGTATAGTCCATTCGGACATTGTCAAGGTTATAGGTCGCTCGTGAATTGGCAGGAACACTTCCGGCATCTTGCCCTTCTACCAATAAGACAGGCCGCAAGTATTGACCAATGTTAGCTGATCCGTTCGGGATTGTTACCGTTGCCGTCGCGCTTGTTAAATCGGTACTGTTGAATGATCCTACCAAGAAATCGTTGGTTCCCAGAAACGCAAAAGGACCGAAGTCAACCGCTTCAAAGTTGATTTTAAAAGGTACGGTAGTCGGCTCAGCACCCGGTTCGCGGGCAACGTCGACTGTCACTGAGTATGTTCCCTCTTGTATTCGCGTCACATCTTGAAAGAAAGCCGCACCGCCAGCCTGTGTCCCACTGACCGATAAAAATCCAACGTTGTTCCCATCCTGGCTAGGAAAAGGAGGGGCGGGTGAATAAGTGCCGACATCCCCACCAGACCAAGCTGCTAAACCCCAACTACCACGACCATCAGTGGGAGCACTGGTTGCAGGCAAGGTAGGCGAATCAAACAATGCATTGTTCACCGGAATGTCGATCGCAAATGCATCGCCTGTTACCATTGCAGCGCCACAAATCATGGCTACTGCAAATGCTAGTTGTCTCATTTTCATTAGAACACACCTCGCTTCAAGAAAAGGGAAAGTAAACTCCGAGATCAAAAGTGATCACAACAAAAAAGTCAAGATAAAGTGATTTCCTTAAAACTTAAGGATTCGACTCACAGAACGTACTCCACGCAATACTCACAAGATGTCGTTTTGCTCACGACTTCCCACGTGCATCTCTTTCCCATATTTCCATGCGATGCAAGCTCCAACAAGGAGATTGTTTGTCTGGCAGGGTAATGTATTTTTGCGGCAAATGAAGAAAATACAGGCGTTTTGAGAGCTGGGGCAGTCTCGTTGAGGGCGAATCAGAATCAGATAGGTCAATAAAATCGGAGAATATCACCACAAGAGCTTGGCGTCAGCACATGAAGATAGCTGCGATTCGCCTCAATTGAACCAGTCCCGTCAATACCAAGCCAACAATCGAAAGTCCTTAATCCGATGAAATGTTGATAAATCAGCATCGTGGAAGTGACCTGATTCTCGTGCCGTTCGCGAAAGGATGACGATGTCATCTCCATCAATTAGCATGGAGGGATACATAAACGATTGGCCAGGGGTAGGTGCAAAAGCCACGCAGCCGGCAGGCAACCAATTTAGCCCATCATGGCCAAAGTAAAGCATGAGATACCTTCTGTCCGGAGCTTCTTCTCCCAAAGGTCCCATGGCTAGGTTACATGCCATCCAGAAAAGATTCGTCTTTGAATCGTGAAGAATGGCGAACTTGCTTTGCGCACCCGGCCAAGGATAATGTTGATCATACGATAGAGTGAGTTGACCATTTTTGTCCTCTAGATCAAATAAGGTTGCGATTGCAGGTGTTCCTCCTGGATTTGGGTTCACTCGAGCCGCGATGCGAATTTGATCGTCGACGAGCATTAGGTTTCCTTCAAGATTCCAGTCGCGAAAGCGACTTTTCTCTTTCTGCGAAGCATAGCGTTTTGTACCAGTGGGACGAAACTCTGGCGGCGTCATCACAGGTTCGAGAAAATTTGAGACCCTCCAAGCTTTAGGATCAAGGAGATCCATAGATAGATCTCCAGCGATTGCCACGGTGCCCTGATGATTCTTGTCGAGAACCCAGTAGAGATTTTCATCTTTTTCGACGAAGTTTGTTTGACAGTTCCAAAAAGGACCTTCCATGACTTTAACAGCTTCGGTCCAGCTCTCACCGTTGTCACTGCTACACATATAATAAACATCTTGATGTTGCTTCGGTTGGGTAAATAAATAGAGCTTGTCTTGTGCCAAGAATGGAGTTGCTTCGGCGTACGGCAGATCGGGCATTCGCTCCCAAGTCTTACCTCCATTTTTGCTCTTGGTGACTATAATATATCCACCTTCTTTTTTTCCTACCCGTGAGGGACGTTTCCAACAAGGACTGAACGCGATGAATTCACCATTAGGAAGCTGAATAAACCCTGGGTCGTGGATAAAGTATCTGAGGCTGGGTACTTCGGCGGCGATGGTATAGTGCTGTGCCAGCGGAGGATCAAATGGTGAACCTTGACGTCTGGAAACTGCTCCAACACTTCCAGAGATCATAGGAGTTTCCGCAATGATAATGCACCACTTTCCCTTGCTGATGGGTACTGGTTGCGTTTCACTGCTGGGATGCGACTTGAGGACTACCTTAGGCGAAGGTAAATCAATTCGCTCGTCCTTTTCTACATGTTTTGCATATACATTGCAGAGTAGACCATCCCATTGCTCGCCAAAGGGGGCGAATTCAGCGATTCCTTTGACTAAACGAAATCCACGCCTCTCCAGTTCAGGTACTTGGCTGAACGATTGCAAACGCCTTATCGGGGTAATGGCATAAACCAGTCCCGGTTTTGTGCAAACCTTGCGTGTTCCGATGAAATTGGTGCGGATAAAATCTTTACCTATGAGTTCTTTCGGGAGATCGGTAAAGACAAAATCTGTATCAAGGAATGCCATTACACCAAGCTGAAGACTTTCTGTTTTCCACTCGAGTGGCAATAGCTCAGCAAAGTTATCATCTTGCAAGTCGTTAGCCTGAACAGTGACCGGAATGCCTATGAAAGCTATCGAGGCAACTAGTACTGATAGCTCGCGTACGAAGTAGAGGCGTGTACGTTTCGAGAAAGCTAACATTGAACTCTTACTGACTGTGATCGTGCAAAGGGCACAAGGCTGCTGGGTTAAGTGCAGTCCACTCAAGGAGGAAGGATTATAAGTTGAAGGGGCCTCAACAGAGCCTGTCCCAGCGTTCATGCTCGGCCCGACTCAACCGACATTTCCCCACAGTCTTTCACGCAAGGTTTTCACTAACAAGGAGTATTTGCATCTCTTACAGGGAGAGTTTTTAGCTAATCACATGCTAGATACTGCCTGCTTAGTTATCCTTATGGGACTAAGTATCTGGACGCATGAATCTTAAGTTTTTATTTGAGTGTATGAGATCGCAAGTCATTTTCGCTCATGGGAGTTGCAAGTAGTTACAATACCTGCAACTTGAGAGATCAAGCCTTTCCGTTCAAGTCGGGCGAGACCGCTTGGACCAACTGCGAGTTATTCGGAGAAAAGGCATAAGTTCACATTCGGCCACTAATTGGTTGTCGAGCGGAGATATTAGCATGAAACTACTACTTCACGAAATATCAGTCCCTCTTCTCAAGCCGTTTAAGATCTCTCGGGGCACTGTGAATGAACAAACAATCTTGATTGTCGAACTCCAGAAAGACGGCCAGAGTGGGTTCGGCGAAGTCGGTGAAAACGGCTATTACGGCCATTCACTGGAAACCATGACAGAATCCATTCTTCGTGTCACATCTCGCGTAGAATCAACTTGCCTGTCCTCGGGCGATGCCGTTTGGGAAGCTGTCAATGAGCAGCTTTCCTCTGACCGATTTGCACTCTCTGCCTTGGATATGGCTGCACAAGATCTTTTTGCTAAACTCCACGGTCGCCCCTGTTATCAAGAATGGGGTTTGCAATGGACGAGCTTACCTGAATCCAGTTTTACAATCAGTATCGGCACTCCGGAGGAAATGGTACTCCAACTCAAGGAACAACCTGGTTGGAGGATCTACAAAATCAAACTAGGGGTGCCTGACGATATTGAGATCGTTCGTGCTTTGCGACTCCATACGGATGCGGTGCTGCGTGTCGACGCTAATTGTGCATGGACTGTACAAGAAGCTATCACAAAATCCATCGTTCTTAAAGATCTCGGTGTCGAGTTTATCGAGCAACCACTACCTCGGGAATCAACAAAGGAAGAGCAAGAACTGGTCTACCGAGAATCTGCATTGCCGATCATCGCCGATGAGAGTTGTTGCCTCCCTAGAGATGTCGAACGTTGTGCCGGAGCCTTTCACGGGATCAATGTGAAATTGTGTAAATGTGGCGGGCCAACTCCCGCCCTTGCGATGCTCAAGCAAGCGCGCTCACTAGGCTTACACACAATGATAGGCTGCATGCTCGAGACTTCAATTGGCATTTCGGCGGCTGCCCAATTACTGCCTTTGTTAGATTACGCCGATCTTGATGGAGCGATTCTTTTAGGCAATGACCCCGCAGAAGGTGTAACAATTGATAGAGGCGTCGTGTCTTTGGCGAATCGTCCTGGATGTGGCGGTCGTTTGAAGCAGTAAACACGTGTCATCCAAACAATTTCCGAACGACAATACAGAGGCACACTCCTATGGCAATTAGTGTTCTAGATTTATTTACAATCGGTATCGGCCCCTCTAGCTCACACTCAATCGGCCCCATGCGAGCCGCTGGGAATTTCCTCGAGCGGATTCGTGATGCCGGCAAACTGGAACAATGTGGAAGAGTAGTAGTGCGCCTCTTCGGCTCACTCGCGCTGACTGGCAAGGGGCACGGCACTGACACGGCGATACTTCTCGGACTAGAGGGTGCGATACCAGAAAAGGTGAATCCTGATGATATTGAATCTCAGATTCAATCGATCCGCACTAAAAAGAAATGTTGCTTGCCTGGAGGCCCCACGATTTCTTTTGATGAAGGAGTTGATCTGCTGTTTCTAAGAAAGGAGACATTGCCATTTCATCCGAACGGCATGCAGTTCACAGCCTACGATTCAATTGGTGAGATTCTGATAGACTACACATGCTATTCGATTGGTGGTGGATTCGTAGTTGATGAATCTGACGCTGCCCAAGACCAGTTGTCTTCGGATAAAGCAGTGCAGCCTTTCTTATTCCGCACGGGCAATGACTTGTTGCGATTGGCTGCCGAAAACGGAAAATCCATTAGCGATATGATGCTTGCTAATGAGAGTATCTGGCGTAGTGAAGCCGAGACTTGCTCAAACCTGCTAGATATTTGGACTGTCATGAAGCAGTGCGTTGAGCGTGGATGTCGACAAGAAGGGACGCTACCCGGCGGTCTGAAGGTTCAACGTCGAGCTGCAGAAGTGTTCCGAACTCTTTCCAACCGAGACGAGCAGAACTTCCGCAACCCGCTTGCGGTGCTTGACTGGGTCAATCTATTTGCTCTGGCCGTTAGTGAAGAGAATGCTGCAGGCAGCCGTGTGGTAACTGCACCAACGAATGGAGCGGCAGGTGTCATTCCTTCAGTTTTGCATTACTACACTCGCTTCATACCCGAGGCGAACGATGATGGGGTGATTCGATTCCTGCTTACTGCTGGAGCCATCGGAATACTGTATAAGGTCAACGCTTCTATCTCAGGTGCGGAGGTTGGCTGTCAGGGGGAGATTGGGGTAGCATGCTCAATGGCAGCAGGTGCTCTCACTGAGGTATTGGGCGGCACGGTTCCTCAAGTGGAAATGGCAGCGGAAATCGGCATGGAACACAACCTCGGATTGACTTGTGATCCGATTGGCGGACTAGTGCAAGTACCTTGCATAGAAAGATGTGCCATGGCGGCTGTCAAGGCAATAAATGCATCAACCATGGCCCTCAACAGCGACGGTTCACACCATGTCTCTTTGGATCGAGTGATTAAAACGATGCGTGAAACTGGTCGCGATATGCTCTCGAAATACAAGGAGACTTCCCGAGGTGGATTAGCAGTTGCAGTTACAGAATGCTGAAATACTACAGGTATACGGAACGGTGTGCAGCAACCACATTCTGATATCAGAGCCAGCGGATGATTGGTTATCTGAAATGACAGTTCGCAAGATGTCAATCTTCTTTCGCAGTCCGCGTAATATGCAGAAGAAGAAGTCACAAATGTGATTTCGCTTCGTTAGTCCACTAGCTTTGCACTTTGGCTCTTGCTCGTACGAATTGTTCTACTGCAAACTGCAAATCGTTTTCGCTATGTGCAGCAGAGACTTGTATTCGAATTCGGGCCTTTCCTTTCGGTACGACTGGGTATGAGAACCCTATTACGTAGACCCCCAGGTTTAGAAGCTCAGTTGCCATTTGAGTCGCCAGCTTGGCGTCACCAAGCATTATCGGAATGATCGGATGCTGACCGGATAGTATATCAAAGCCTCGCTTGGCCATCTCCGAGCGAAACAGATTGGTGTTATTTCTTAGTTTTTCACGGAGTTGATTTGAGCAACCTGCGATTTCCAACGCTTTGATAGCACCACCTACGACAGGTGGAGCAACGCTGTTTGAGAAAAGATAGGGCCGGGATCGTTGACGCAAGAACTCAATGATTTCTCGTTTTCCACTAGTGTAGCCACCGCTAGCTCCCCCGAGGGCCTTACCCAGAGTACCAGTTGTGATGTCGATGCGATCCACAACTCCGCAGTGTTCGTGCGTTCCGCGCCCGTTCGGACCCCAAAAACCCACCGCGTGGCAGTCATCAAAATGAACCAGAGCGTTAAACTCGTCGGCTAGTTCACAGATATGATCTAGCTTGGCGATACTGCCATCCATGGAGAATACCCCATCAGTGGTGATGAGCTTGGTACGCGCGCCAATTGCATCGGCTGCTTGAAGTTGCTCGCGCAGGTCCTGCATGTTACCTGTCAGATATCGAAAACGCCTCGCTTTACATAGCCGCACACCATCAATTATCGAAGCATGATTGAGTTCGTCACTAATGATCGCATCTTCGTCGGTGAGTAACGTCTCAAATAACCCAGCATTAGCATCGAAACATGAGGAATACAGAATGGTATCTTGTGTGCCAAGGAACTGGCTAAGTGATTTCTCCAATTCTTCATGGCATGATTGTGTGCCACAAATAAAGCGTACCGAAGCTAGGCCGTATCCCCATCTATCAAGTGCCTCATGTGCCGCCTTTACGACTTCAGGATGATTTGCCAATCCTAAATAATTGTTTGCACAGAGATTCAACTTTTCACCAGCAGTAACTTGAACTCGCGCGTTCTGCGCCGACCTCAGGTGACGTTCTTCCTTATAGAGGCCTGCTTTGCGAGTTTCAGCCAGTTGCAATTCGATTCGTTCTATAAAAGTACTCATGTAATATCCCTATGAAGTCCAGTCGAGAACGACTTTTCCCGACTCTCCAGCTCGCATCGCCTCGAAGCCCGTTTCGTACTCAGTGTAGTGCAAGCGATGAGTAATGACGGGTTGAATATCGAGTCCACTTTGAATCATTACTGTCATTTTGTACCAGGTTTCATACATTTCACGGCCATATATGCCTTTTATGGTGAGCATGTTGAATACAACCTGATTCCAGTCAATAGCCGTATCTTCTTCGGGAATTCCTAGTAACGCGATCTTTCCCCCATGACACATGTTCGAGAGAATATCGCAAAATGCGGAAGAATTGCCTGACATCTCTAGTCCTACGTCAAATCCCTCGTGCATATCGAGCTCTCGTTGTACTTCGGTTAGCATTGTTGATCGAACGTCGACGGCCCGACTGACACCCATCTTTGTCGCCAACTCCAATCGATATGAATTTACATCCGTAATCACTACATGTCGCGCACCAGCATGCCTTACAATGGCTGCTGCCATGATCCCAATTGGCCCGGCTCCGGTGATGATCACGTCTTCGCCCAGCACTGGGAACGATA contains:
- a CDS encoding PQQ-dependent sugar dehydrogenase — its product is MKRSRVACCLVLLFLADLAVAQTEIDERPLVIGIEKVVDSGVWPDWLTGVDSGLHQEVRPVLTTGAGDGSKRLFVATQRGTIHIVPTEGMVNQTPLFLDLRDRVDFRTEDNEEGFLGLAFHPRFNENGLFVVCYTALPTSENPHLTIVSVFSTSSSDKNVGDPESERVLMQIPQPYNNHNGGTVVFGPDGYLYIVVGDGGAAGDPHDYAQSLQELYAKVLRIDVDRQESGLPYAVPPDNPFVAHPNARKEIWALGLRNVWRLSFDRDSGVCWGADVGQDEWEEINIIRKGGNYGWSLREGKHDFHWYRSGSGPRSDLIEPIWVYNHSVGKSITGGSVYRGKAVPALSGAYVYGDYVSGQIWALWYDAPSDRVTANRTILKGGKPITSFGEDDDGEMYFTTQNGDVVKFISID
- a CDS encoding PEP-CTERM sorting domain-containing protein; translated protein: MKMRQLAFAVAMICGAAMVTGDAFAIDIPVNNALFDSPTLPATSAPTDGRGSWGLAAWSGGDVGTYSPAPPFPSQDGNNVGFLSVSGTQAGGAAFFQDVTRIQEGTYSVTVDVAREPGAEPTTVPFKINFEAVDFGPFAFLGTNDFLVGSFNSTDLTSATATVTIPNGSANIGQYLRPVLLVEGQDAGSVPANSRATYNLDNVRMDYTPPAGTPEPVVVGQHLFDPLAWQRPASLGNSAGEYKPLAPALPNQVGDQLGFIALRNSGGGFGALFQDVTTIAEGTYTWTIGVAYDSGSEPTSTPFKLNFEAVGGGTSLLSENIFPVGSANSTSFTDVSVSLTIPAGSADIGRDLRLVMVADGQEAGATYLFDNVRLDFAPVPEPTSAVLSIIAFGAVGYGRSRRFTLQC
- a CDS encoding sialidase family protein — its product is MLAFSKRTRLYFVRELSVLVASIAFIGIPVTVQANDLQDDNFAELLPLEWKTESLQLGVMAFLDTDFVFTDLPKELIGKDFIRTNFIGTRKVCTKPGLVYAITPIRRLQSFSQVPELERRGFRLVKGIAEFAPFGEQWDGLLCNVYAKHVEKDERIDLPSPKVVLKSHPSSETQPVPISKGKWCIIIAETPMISGSVGAVSRRQGSPFDPPLAQHYTIAAEVPSLRYFIHDPGFIQLPNGEFIAFSPCWKRPSRVGKKEGGYIIVTKSKNGGKTWERMPDLPYAEATPFLAQDKLYLFTQPKQHQDVYYMCSSDNGESWTEAVKVMEGPFWNCQTNFVEKDENLYWVLDKNHQGTVAIAGDLSMDLLDPKAWRVSNFLEPVMTPPEFRPTGTKRYASQKEKSRFRDWNLEGNLMLVDDQIRIAARVNPNPGGTPAIATLFDLEDKNGQLTLSYDQHYPWPGAQSKFAILHDSKTNLFWMACNLAMGPLGEEAPDRRYLMLYFGHDGLNWLPAGCVAFAPTPGQSFMYPSMLIDGDDIVILSRTARESGHFHDADLSTFHRIKDFRLLAWY
- a CDS encoding dipeptide epimerase; translation: MKLLLHEISVPLLKPFKISRGTVNEQTILIVELQKDGQSGFGEVGENGYYGHSLETMTESILRVTSRVESTCLSSGDAVWEAVNEQLSSDRFALSALDMAAQDLFAKLHGRPCYQEWGLQWTSLPESSFTISIGTPEEMVLQLKEQPGWRIYKIKLGVPDDIEIVRALRLHTDAVLRVDANCAWTVQEAITKSIVLKDLGVEFIEQPLPRESTKEEQELVYRESALPIIADESCCLPRDVERCAGAFHGINVKLCKCGGPTPALAMLKQARSLGLHTMIGCMLETSIGISAAAQLLPLLDYADLDGAILLGNDPAEGVTIDRGVVSLANRPGCGGRLKQ
- a CDS encoding L-serine ammonia-lyase, with amino-acid sequence MAISVLDLFTIGIGPSSSHSIGPMRAAGNFLERIRDAGKLEQCGRVVVRLFGSLALTGKGHGTDTAILLGLEGAIPEKVNPDDIESQIQSIRTKKKCCLPGGPTISFDEGVDLLFLRKETLPFHPNGMQFTAYDSIGEILIDYTCYSIGGGFVVDESDAAQDQLSSDKAVQPFLFRTGNDLLRLAAENGKSISDMMLANESIWRSEAETCSNLLDIWTVMKQCVERGCRQEGTLPGGLKVQRRAAEVFRTLSNRDEQNFRNPLAVLDWVNLFALAVSEENAAGSRVVTAPTNGAAGVIPSVLHYYTRFIPEANDDGVIRFLLTAGAIGILYKVNASISGAEVGCQGEIGVACSMAAGALTEVLGGTVPQVEMAAEIGMEHNLGLTCDPIGGLVQVPCIERCAMAAVKAINASTMALNSDGSHHVSLDRVIKTMRETGRDMLSKYKETSRGGLAVAVTEC
- a CDS encoding glycine C-acetyltransferase, with protein sequence MSTFIERIELQLAETRKAGLYKEERHLRSAQNARVQVTAGEKLNLCANNYLGLANHPEVVKAAHEALDRWGYGLASVRFICGTQSCHEELEKSLSQFLGTQDTILYSSCFDANAGLFETLLTDEDAIISDELNHASIIDGVRLCKARRFRYLTGNMQDLREQLQAADAIGARTKLITTDGVFSMDGSIAKLDHICELADEFNALVHFDDCHAVGFWGPNGRGTHEHCGVVDRIDITTGTLGKALGGASGGYTSGKREIIEFLRQRSRPYLFSNSVAPPVVGGAIKALEIAGCSNQLREKLRNNTNLFRSEMAKRGFDILSGQHPIIPIMLGDAKLATQMATELLNLGVYVIGFSYPVVPKGKARIRIQVSAAHSENDLQFAVEQFVRARAKVQS
- the tdh gene encoding L-threonine 3-dehydrogenase, with the protein product MKALVKRKTEAGLWLVDVPEPKIGINDVLIRVQKTGICGTDLHIYNWDKWAQQTVPVGLVVGHEFVGEIVEVGANVKDFHSGDVVSGEGHVVCGRCRNCMAGRRHLCRDTQGVGVTRAGAFCEYISLPMTNVWHHAEGVNLEIASIFDPFGNAVHTALSFPVLGEDVIITGAGPIGIMAAAIVRHAGARHVVITDVNSYRLELATKMGVSRAVDVRSTMLTEVQRELDMHEGFDVGLEMSGNSSAFCDILSNMCHGGKIALLGIPEEDTAIDWNQVVFNMLTIKGIYGREMYETWYKMTVMIQSGLDIQPVITHRLHYTEYETGFEAMRAGESGKVVLDWTS